TACCAGAAGGTTAATCCCCTTGGCCGCCGTTGCCGGGTTGATTTGGTAAAACGAAGCAAACTGATTGGTCGAAGGCACCTGATCTCCTTCCCGCAACTTCCCTTCGATGATGTCATCTTCAATGGATTCCGCGATTTGCATAAAAATGGGCTTGCTGTCATCCAGTGAAAATTTCAATCTGTCGCACCACCTCATCGGTTAGTTACTTATGTAATGAAGTATACATCTATTGAAGTAATATGGCAAGTGATCAAACGCACAAAAAATCCCCCTGCCTTCAAGCAAGGGGAAAACGGTTTCGCAAGGGAGCTTTCTGGGCAAGCACGGACAACTGCACACCGCGTGCCACGACGTTGCGCGGCAGCATGCAGGAATTCCCGTGTCCGATATCGAAGCAAGACACCATGGGAAACGATGAGCACCAGAGATGAGCACCAGATTTGTTCAAAACAAGAACGGTGTGGGGGGTGTTGGCCCATACGCGCGTTTTTCTTCGTCGTGCTGTCCCTTTGTTTTTTCATGATGACCGCGTGCTCTCCGGACACAAAACAAGAGCCCCATCGCCATGAAGGCGAAGTCGTTTCAAAAGAAGAAAATGACCATGAGGAACAGACGGAATCGGCAGGCAGACACAAGTCTGAGGCGGTGGACAAGCGTCAAGTGATCGCGAAACATCTTCAAGAACCTTGGGAGATCGCTTTAGTTGGGAATACATTTTATATCAGTGAGCGCAACGGTTCCATTGTTACTGTTACGATGAACGGCGATGTTCAAACACGGAAACCTGTCCGGTTTGAAAAAGACCTATCGCATCAGCCAGAAGCCGGACTGCTAGGAATCGCCTTTCCAAGTGACTTCCAAGAAACAAAAACAGCCTTCGCATATTATTCTTACCAAGAAAACGGAGCGTTTTTTCAGCGTGTCGTCACCATCAAAGAATCACATGACCATTGGGAGGAAACCTCCGTATTACTGGATAAGATTCCTGGCGGTCGCTACCATCAAGGGGGCCGGATCGAAATCGGGCCCGATCAAAAGTTATATGTCACAACGGGCGATGCGGCGAAGCCCGAGTTGTCCCAGGAGCTGGACAGTTTAGCAGGAAAAATTTTACGGATGAATTTGGACGGTTCCATCCCCGATGACAATCCGTTCGGTGAATCCTACGTGTATTCGTACGGGCATCGAAACCCTCAAGGCCTGGCATGGAATTCGGATCATGAGCTTTACGCGACCGAGCATGGTTCGAATGCATATGATGAAATCAATAAGATCGAGGCGGGAAAAAATTATGGATGGCCTGTCATCCGTGGGGATGAAGCGGCAAACGGGATGGCATCCCCGGTCCTGCATTCCGGTGAAGGAACTTGGGCCCCTTCAGGCATGACATATTTTGCTGGCTATTTCTACTTTGCTTCATTGCGAGGAGAAAGCGTGCGAAAATTTGATCCAGTGAATAAAACAGAAGAGATCATGGTTTCAGATGTTGGACGGGTCCGTGATGTCTTGGCAACAAATGAAGGGCTTTACATCATCACCAATAATACAGACGGACGCGGGACACCGTCTAAACATGATGACCAACTCATTTTTATCCCGCTGACATGATCGCCGGCACATCAACAAAAAGCCCCTTGTGAACATGTCGTTGTTCCAAGGGGTAACCATACTTGTAACCATACTTGTCCCGCGCAGGGCAAGCATGTTTTCCTTATCCTCCCTATTATCCTGCCTCATCCTGCGCCCACCACCACCGGTTCCAGCCGCTCCTCCTCACCCGGGCGAAACGGCCGGGAGCGGATGAAGAATCGCACGCCCAAGGGGATTTCGAGGGAAAAGGAGGCCCCTCTTCCCTCGGTCACGTCTACCGTCAATTGGGTGTGTTTCCAGTATTCAAACTGCGGGCCGGAAATGTAAAAGGGACATCCGTGAATCTCCCCCAGCTTCACATCGCTGCTGCCGATGCGAAAGGTTCCCAGCTTGTAACACATCGGCGCCGAGCCGTCACAGCATCCGCCGCTTTGGAAAAACATCAGTTCCCCGTGTTTTTCCCGCAGCCGGTCAATCACTTTTTTCGCTTCATCTGTGACCAGCACCCTTTTGACAAGCTCCATACGAAAGACCTCCCATCAGAAAGCCGACACTGGCCGGGCCATAGCCGGGCGGCAACGATCCCTAAAACAGCCCGACGGGATCTTTGCTGTATGAGATCAGCATATTCTTTGTCTGCTGATAATGCTCCAGCATCATTTTGTGTGTCTCGCGGCCGATGCCGGATTGTTTGTACCCGCCGAACGCCGCATGGGCCGGATAAACGTGGTAGCAATTGACCCAGACACGTCCGGCTTCAATTTTGCGCGCAATCTGATAGGCTTGGTGGACATCCCGGGTCCACAAGCCGGCGCCCAGCCCGTACAGCGTGTCGTTGGCAATCTCAATGAGCTCTTGTTCGTCTTTAAACGTGGTGACGGAGACGACCGGGCCAAAAATCTCTTCCTGGAAAATGCGCATTTTGTTGTGTCCTTTCAGGACGGTGGGCTGAATGTAGTAACCGTCCGGGTAAAGCGGGTGGTCATATGGCTTTCCGCCCGCCAGAACTTCGGCCCCTTCCTGCTTGCCGATGTCGATGTAGCTGAGTATTTTTTCGTACTGGTCCTTTGACGCCTGGGCGCCCATCATCGTTTCAGGATGCAGCGGATCGCCCATTTTGATCTGTTGGACCCGTTTCAACGCCCGCTCCATAAATTCGTCGTAGATCGACTCCTGAATCAGGGCGCGGGAAGGACAGGTGCACACCTCCCCCTGATTGAGGGCAAACATCGTAAACCCTTCAAGCGCTTTCTCCAGAAAAGCATCCTCTTCCCGCATCACGCTTTCCGTGAAAATATTGGGTGATTTTCCGCCCAGCTCCAGGGTCACCGGCGTGATGTTCTCGGAGGCGAACTGCATGATCAGCCGGCCTGTCGTGGTTTCTCCGGTAAAGGCGATTTTGCCCACTTTGGGCGAGGTAGCCAGGGACTGCCCCGCTTCCGGACCAAAGCCGTTGACAATGTTCAGCACGCCAGGCGGCAGCAAATCACCGACCAGTTCGGCGAACAGCATGATCGTGGCCGGCGTCTGCTCCGCCGGTTTCAGGACGACGCAGTTTCCTGCCGCAAGCGCAGGCGCCAGCTTCCAGGCGGCCATCAGGAGCGGAAAGTTCCAGGGGATGATCTGCCCCACCACGCCGATCGGCTCCTTGATGTGCATCGACACGGTATGGGCATCAATCTCCGACACCGTTCCCTCCTCGCCGCGAATCACTCCCGCAAAATAGCGGAAATGGTCGATGGCCAGGGGCAAATCGGCTGCCAGCGTTTCGCGGATCGGTTTTCCGTTGTCCCAGGTTTCCGAGAGGGCCAGCTTTTCCAGGTTTTCCTCCAACCGATCGGCGATTTTCAATAAGATGCGGCTGCGCTCCGCCACCGGGGTATTCCCCCATTTTTCCTTGGCCTGGTGGGCCTTCTCCAGCGCAAGATCAATGTCCTCCTTTTGCGAACGGGCCACCTTGGTAAACACTTTCCCGTTCACCGGCGACGGGTTCTCAAAATACTCCCCGTTTAACGGGGCCACCCATTCACCGCCGATGAAATTGTCGTATCTCTCCCGATATTGCACGAGGCTTCCTGGCGTGTTAGGCGCTTGAAATGCCGACACTTTTTGGCTCATTGGACCGTTCCTCCCCCTCATCATATTCCTGTTGAATTCGGTTTTGCCATCAATATATATAACGTCATGGACAGCCGAATATGACTGGTATATTTCAATGACCAAAGTCAATGACCAACCGGGCCGGAACCTCCCCTTTCTCCACTTTGCGAAACGCCTCTTCAATCTCCTCCAGATGGATTTTTTCGTGAATGACACGCGTCTTCCCCGCCGCATGCAATTCAAAAGCTTCCGCCAGATCCACCCGCGTGCCGACGATCGACCCGACCACGTGAATCCCGTTGAGAACGGTTTCAAAAATCGGCAACTTCATTTCATTGTCGGCCGGCAACGCGACAAACACCAATTTGCCTCCCCGGCGCAAAGAATGGTAAGCCTGTTCGAATGCCCGCGGTGAAACGGCCACACAGATGACTGCGTCGGCGCCGCCCAGCTTGCGAATTTCCTCAACCGGGTCCTGCTTTCTGGCGTTCACCGTATAGTCGGCACCCAATTGTTTTGCCAATTTCAATTTCTCGTCAAACAAATCCACCGCCACGACGGTACCGCCGGCAATTTTCGCATACTGCAAAGCAAGGTGTCCCAAGCCGCCGATGCCAAAAACCGCCACCAATTGCGACGGACGAACGCCAGCCACTTTGACAGCCTTGTAAGTGGTCACACCGGCACAGGTGATCGGCGAGGCATCCACTGGTGCAACGCCTTGCGGGACTTTGACCACTTGTTTTGCATACGCCTTGGCATACTCCGCATGGGTGCCGTCGAGGGAATAACCCGTATTTAATTGCTTTTCACACAGCGTTTCCCATCCGGTGACACAATACTCGCATTCCCCGCACGCGTAACCCAGCCAAGGAATGGCGACCCGGTCCCCTTCTTTGAGATGGGTCACACCCCGGCCGACACTTTCCACCAAGCCTACCCCTTCATGTCCAGGAATAAACGGCAACTTGGGCTTTACCGGCCAATCTCCATGCGCGGCGTGAATATCCGTGTGGCACAAACCGGAGGTTTCGATTTTTACGACAATCTCCCCTTCTCCCGGAGTCGGCTTCTCCACCTCCTCGACCCGAATGGGTTGATGAAAATCGCGAACGACAGCCGCCCGCATTTTAGCCATTACACATCACCTCACATGATTTTTTTAAGGGTTGCCCATTTTCTGGTGGCGCTTTTTCATAAATGCAAGGTTCGTGCCAAGTTGGCCAAAGGACTTGATTGAAGGCCTTCTTGGCTTGTCACAAAACCGGCATGTGCCCATCCCTGTACCACTGGAACAAAAGATTGTTCCACAAGGAACAATAAATGGAACAGTCGAATTTTTTTGTTAATCCATTTCTGTTTGATATAATACAGGGTAAAGAACCATACGGGTTTGAAAAATCGATTCAGAAAGGGGGATGACAATGAAGATCGTGGATTCTTCACCGCAGGCGCTGACCATCTCGCATCAACGCAGCAAGCAATTCGGAGTGAATCCGGAGTACGTGGTAAATGATATCCTGACCGGCGGGGAACTGCTCGACCGGCAAGCGAAACTGGGTCCGCTGCTGTCAATCGCGGAAGCCGTGCTGAAACCGCTTTATACGTTCTTGGAGCAACGGTCGTTTATGGTGTTGATTTCCGACGTAGACGGGTACATTCTCTCCTCTTGGGGAAAGTCTCCGTTCACAGAACGGGCCAAAACCGTGCAACTCAGCACCGGAGCCAACTGGCACGAACGGGTGAAAGGGACCAACGCGATAGGGACCGCCCTGTTGGAGAAAAAACCGGTGAGCGTGGTCGGCAAACAACACTATTGTTATGAGAATCATTTTTTGACCTGTTACGCCGCGCCGCTTTACACTTCAACAGGCGAACTGATCGGGATCCTGGACATCAGCGGCGACGTGCGCGCGCATCACCCCCATACTTTGGGCATGGTGGCGGCGGCGGCGATGGCCTGCCAATCCCGCCTGCTTCTGGAGGAAGCGCGCCGGGAACTGACACTCACCCTCCACGAAGCCGACGCCATGATGCAAACCAGCGCGCAACCTCTCATCTCTGTGGACGGCGAAGGAAAAATTACGCGCATGAACCAGGCGGCCGCGGAAATGTTCAACGTCCAAGCCAGCCAGTGCATCGGCCAGCCGCTGGAAATGATTTTCGGCAAGCGCTACGCTTCGGACATCCTGTCGCTTGCAAGCGGTGACATGGCCGAGGTCCGGTTGAAGAAACGTGCGCATGCCAATGAATCGGACACCTGGATCGTCCGCGCTGTGAAGGACGAGCGAAAACAGCTGTTCAGCACCATTTTGTCCCGTCGGCCATCCCCGATGAAGCTTTCGGAAAGCAGCAATGGAACGGAAAAAGCCGACACAGAAAAGCAAACGAAGATCATCGCCTCCTGTCCCAAGATCAAGCAGGTTTTCGCACTGATCCAGCACGTCGCGCAAACAAACGCCACCGTCCTGATCCGGGGAGAGACGGGCACGGGAAAAGAAATCGCAGCCAGGGAACTGCACCGGCAAAGCGGACGGAAAGGGCCCTTTGTCGTGGTCAACTGTGGCGCCATTCCCGAATCCCTGATCGAATCGGAACTGTTCGGATACGAAAAAGGCGCGTTTACCGGCGCACAGCAGAAAGGACAGATGGGCAAATTTGAAGCGGCGCACCTGGGCACCCTGTTCCTCGATGAGATTGGCGAACTTCCTCTGGCCTCCCAAGCGGTTTTGCTGCGGGTGCTGGAAGAAAAGCGGGTGACGCGCATCGGCTCGCACGAGTCGAAACCCGTGGATGTACGGATTGTGGCGGCCACAAACCGGGATCTGTACAAAGAAATTGCGCTGAAGCGTTTTCGCGCCGACCTGTACTTCAGATTGAATGAAATGGAAATCCTCCTTCCTCCCCTCCGGGAACGAACCGATCTCGACGAATTGATCTGCCATTTTTTGCATGAAATCGCATCTGAACTGGGCATCCACCACCTATCCATCGACCCGGCGGCCATGCACAAGCTGAGGCAATACTCTTGGCCGGGAAACATCCGGCAACTCCGGCACGTCATCCGCCAAGCGGCCTATCAAGTGCACATTGTCAAGCGAAAAAACGCCATCAGCGCTGAAGATCTTCACCTGCCTGAAGAGAAACGAAATGAAAGCGATTTCATCATATTCCAACTGGAAGAAGCGCCTGACTCGACAGCTGCAACAGCCACAACAAATCCAACAGTCGCGGATGAAGAAACACGGATTGCCCATGCCCTCCGCAAAGCGAAGGGCAACATCTCGCAGGCCGCACGGTTGCTCCACATGGGCCGCACCACCCTGTACCGGAAGCTGAAACAATATCCCGCGCTGGCAAACATCCGCGATGAATGGAACACATGATGTCCCAAATGCGACAGCCCGTGCCACGACACACCGTGACACGGGCTGTTTGCAGGTTTCAATGCATATTTCCGTCCAAGGATGGCACCAACTCAAATCCAGATGATAAAAAGTGATGATCAAATCCAAACACCTTACGGATCCCTAATAATTTCATGATTGCAATGCTTGTGGCATCCACATAAGACAAGTTTTGGTCTTGAAAATCATGCAAGATTTGTTCTGAAAGTTTTCTTATCCCATAGTCTAGATAGTGCACCTTCAGGTATCCTTCTTCCTCTGCCTCCTCAATAATTCGTAAAAATTGTATGGCTACATCTGCATGCATTCTGTATCGAAGAAATGTGTAAGTTTCAGATATCACCATGATGCTGCTGACACGTTCCCAGTAACGAGGCATCATTTGATAAGTTTTTTTGGCTTGTTGATGCCACTGATCCCTGCTGTTTACCAACGCGATCCATGCACCAGTGTCAAGAAATATTGAATCTCTTTCCAAGTGCTATAACCACCTTAAATCTTATTCATTCCCATAAATATATTGATCATGGTGAACGGATCCATCGATTGGATTAGAATCAGTAAGATCGAACAATTTCAATAACGGATCGTTTTGTTCTTGTTTCTTCATATATTCATCGATGGCTTCCCGAATCACTTCCGCTTCTGTCCACCGGCGCCTCATGGCAATTTGTTTTATCTTATCATTTTGTTCCTGGCCAAGATAGATTTGTTTGCGAACTTTTTTTCCTGAATGTTTCGCTTTCACGATTTTTCACCTCATGTACATTATATACATATTGGACGATGTATGTAAACCTTCTTCTCATTCTTGGACAATGGCGCCCCGCTTTTGCTTCACCCCTACCATCGTCATATTCCCACCCTGCCGGACCAGCTGAAGCGTGGTCTCTTCCAGCTCATGAGCCTTTAAGGAAAACTGAAACGGAAACAAGGCCGGACACAATACGTTCCAAAAGCATTCCCGCCATTCGCGGCTGACGGGAATGCGGATATTCCAACAGCGCTTCACTTAAGGTAAGACTCAGCGGAATCAGCGGAAAGTGCAACTGTTGCGCCAGGCGCGGCAACACAGGCAGATGCGGCGGATGACACAGAATGAGCAATTGATGGCGGCGCATCCGCAGTTCACGCTGTATTAGCAGTATGTCGATATGGCATCCCTCTTTTCCTGAATCAATTACCTCAACGTACATTTTGTCAGTTTTATCATAGCATACAGATCCTGACAACCTTATGTCAGGATTCATTGAATTCTCTTAGGCATTTTTTGATATAATCTGCCAATTCAAATCAAGCCGACCCTCCACATACCAATATCATCCAAAAACAACCCTGCTGCTATTATATACTTTGCATGTCTTTTTTTTTGAAGTATTTGTCATCTCATCCCCTGCATATTTCTCCCAAAAACAAAAAATCCTAACCAAAGAAACGTTACATCCACGTTTAACACGACTAACATGACCGATACAGGAGGTACCCATGAACATTCGCAAGCAATTTCACAAGAACTTTCCCTGCATTATAGCCCTCTTCATCATTGCCATCCTCATCGCCACGGGCTGCACGCAAGCGATTCCCCCAGAAACCCGCCAACCAGGGCCAACAGGCATCACATACCGGCTTGACACGACGCAGCGGAACGTTCCACCTCCGACCCGGACACCGGATTTGCATGGCGGACCGGAACATGCCATCCGCCAGCCTCATCCGCTCACCTTATCTGATTTGAGGAAGAAATACCCCAGCACGTTTATCCTCAATGCGCCATCGGCCAAACGGGAAGTGGCGTTGACCTTTGACGACGCCCCTGACAGCATCTACACGCCGCAAATCCTGGATGTTTTAAAACGAGAAGGCGTCAAAGCCACCTTTTTCGTCGTGGGAAACCGCATCGAGGCCCATCCCGAAATCATGCGCCGCATCGTGAAGGAAGGACACGCGGTAGGCAACCATTCCTACAATCACGCCAACCTCCCCAAACTGAAAGATGGCCCGTTCCGTAATCAGATTGAAAAGACGGATCAACTCATTCGCCGCTTTACGGGGCATATCCCTCGTTTTGTGAGGCCCCCTTACGGAAATATTCAGGAAGAGCAAATCAAATGGCTGGCCAGCCAGAAAAAAACGATCGTCAATTGGAACGTGGATTCGCTGGACTGGAAAGGCTTGAGCGCAGAACAAGTGGCAACCAATGTGCTGGCCCATGTGCATCCGGGCGCCATCATCCTGATGCATTCAGGCGGAGGCGCCGGAGAAGATCTGTCAGGAACGGTCAACGCGCTGCCTGAAATTATCCGCAAGCTCCGGGCTGATAACGTCAAGCTGGTCACCATCCCAGAGCTGCTTGAGTTGCCGCCTGGGGTGTCATGACTGGCCTGGGGTGTCATGACTGGCTTTCAGCCGCATGGCATCCCCGGTTCATCGTCCATGGCAGAGCCGCATGCATTTCATCGCAAACAGATTCTGGAATGATTGCAGGATAAACGCCTGATCCTCTCCTCTAGCCACGAACTCCTCTCAGCATGGTCCCCCATTCAGAATCAGCAGTGTTTCATGCCGGGAAGGCAGCAACGATGCCGACGAGAAACATCCCGTCAAAAACACCAGCCCCGCCTAATACATCAGCACCGCCAAATACTCAAAACCATATCCCCCGATTTCCAAAGCCGCCTCCTGTTGCCAGAATATGTTTTTGGATTTGGATCAATTTAATGACAAACGCTGTCCATCCCTATCCATTTTAATCCGTACAGGTTATTATGTAATAATGAGTTTGAAGTGTATCCTAAAACTGCCGCGCGTCATCTAAAAGGGGTGTTTTAATGGGAAAAAGACCGTTTAACGATACCTTTTTAAAAGCGTGCCGCCGCGAACCGACACCGTACACGCCGGTCTGGTACATGCGTCAAGCGGGCCGTTATCAACCCGAATACCGCGCCATCCGGGAAAAGTATTCCTTTTTTGAGATGAACGAAATACCGGAGGTTTGCGCAGAAGTCACCCGCCTGCCGGTCGAACAGCTGGGTGTGGATGCAGCGATTCTGTTCGCCGACATCATGACCCCGCTACGGCCGATCGGGGTTGACGTGAATATCGTCTCCAGCATCGGCCCCGTCATTCAAAACCCGATCCGCTCAAAAAAGGACGTGACCCGGATACGGGATCTGGAACCGGAAGTACATATCCCATACATAATGGAGGCTGTACGCATCTTAACCGAACAACTTTCTGTCCCTTTGATCGGATTTGCCGGTGCGCCGTTTACCATCGCCAGTTATTTGATCGAAGGCGGCCCATCAAAGCATTACCATAAAACAAAAGCCTTCATGTATTGTGAACCCGACGCCTGGCAAGCCCTGATGGAAAAACTAAGGCAAGTCACTGTGGCTTATTTAACGGCACAAATCAAAGCTGGCGCCACTGCCGTGCAAATCTTCGACTCGTGGATTGGCGCGCTAAGTGTCCACGATTACCGGATGTATATCGCACCGGTGATGCAGCAGATTTTCAGCCAACTAAAGGATCTGGACGTCCCGTTGATTTATTTCGGCATCGGCGCCGGCCATCTGCTGGAAGAGTGGGACAAACTCCCGGTAGACGTGATCGGCCTCGATTGGCGCACCTCGATCAACGAGGCGCGAAAGCGGGGGATTGAAAAAGCGCTGCAGGGGAATCTCGATCCCGCCCTGCTCCTTGCGCCGTGGGAAACGCTAAAAGAACGGACACAGTCGATTCTCGACGAAGGGACGCAATCACCCGGCTTTATCTTCAACCTCGGTCACGGCATCTTTCCGGAAGTGAACGTGGACACGGTGAAAAAATTAACTTCTTTCATCCACGAATATACGAAAAAGTAAAGAAAGCAAGGTGTAAAACATGTCAAAAAAAACTGTCGGACTACTTGTCATGGCTTACGGCACGCCGCGAAACAAGGAAGAGATTGAACCGTACTACACCCACATCCGCCGCGGCAAAAAACCGCCACAAGACTTGCTGGAAGATCTGATTCGCCGTTATGAAGCGATCGGTGGCGTTTCCCCTCTCGCGCAGATTACGGAACGGCAGGCAGCAACACTGGAAAAGGTGTTAAACGAGCGGAACACAGAGATTCATTTTAAACATTACCTGGGGTACAAACATATTGACCCGTTTATCGAAGACGCTGTTTCAGCCATGCACCGGGACGGCATCGAAACGGCCGTCGCGCTCGTCCTCGCTCCCCATTATTCGACGTTCAGCATCAAATCGTACCACGAACGGGCACAAAAACAGGCGGAAGCGCTCGGCGGACCGGCGCTCTTAAGCATTCACAGTTGGTACGACCAACCCAAATTCGTCCGTTACTGGGCAGAACAAATCCAAAAGACGATGGCGCATATCCCAAAGGAAGAACACGACAAGACGGTCGTCATTTTTTCAGCCCATAGCCTCCCTGAAAAAATCATCCGGCTGAACGATCCGTACCCGCAACAGTTGGAAGCAACCGCTCAATTGATCGCCGAGCAGGCCGGGATAAAACATTACGCGGTCGGCTGGCAAAGCGAAAGCGCCACCGGTGAACCGTGGCTCGGCCCCGACGTGCGGGAACTGACACGGAAGCTGTTTGAACAGAATCAATACACCGCTTTTGTCTACTGTCCTGTCGGATTTGTCGCCGACCACTTGGAAGTGTTGTACGACAACGACGTGGAATGCAAAGCGGTC
This portion of the Bacillus thermozeamaize genome encodes:
- a CDS encoding quinoprotein glucose dehydrogenase gives rise to the protein MMTACSPDTKQEPHRHEGEVVSKEENDHEEQTESAGRHKSEAVDKRQVIAKHLQEPWEIALVGNTFYISERNGSIVTVTMNGDVQTRKPVRFEKDLSHQPEAGLLGIAFPSDFQETKTAFAYYSYQENGAFFQRVVTIKESHDHWEETSVLLDKIPGGRYHQGGRIEIGPDQKLYVTTGDAAKPELSQELDSLAGKILRMNLDGSIPDDNPFGESYVYSYGHRNPQGLAWNSDHELYATEHGSNAYDEINKIEAGKNYGWPVIRGDEAANGMASPVLHSGEGTWAPSGMTYFAGYFYFASLRGESVRKFDPVNKTEEIMVSDVGRVRDVLATNEGLYIITNNTDGRGTPSKHDDQLIFIPLT
- a CDS encoding UDP-glucose 4-epimerase translates to MELVKRVLVTDEAKKVIDRLREKHGELMFFQSGGCCDGSAPMCYKLGTFRIGSSDVKLGEIHGCPFYISGPQFEYWKHTQLTVDVTEGRGASFSLEIPLGVRFFIRSRPFRPGEEERLEPVVVGAG
- a CDS encoding aldehyde dehydrogenase (catalyzes the oxidation of acetaldehyde, benzaldehyde, propionaldehyde and other aldehydes), with translation MSQKVSAFQAPNTPGSLVQYRERYDNFIGGEWVAPLNGEYFENPSPVNGKVFTKVARSQKEDIDLALEKAHQAKEKWGNTPVAERSRILLKIADRLEENLEKLALSETWDNGKPIRETLAADLPLAIDHFRYFAGVIRGEEGTVSEIDAHTVSMHIKEPIGVVGQIIPWNFPLLMAAWKLAPALAAGNCVVLKPAEQTPATIMLFAELVGDLLPPGVLNIVNGFGPEAGQSLATSPKVGKIAFTGETTTGRLIMQFASENITPVTLELGGKSPNIFTESVMREEDAFLEKALEGFTMFALNQGEVCTCPSRALIQESIYDEFMERALKRVQQIKMGDPLHPETMMGAQASKDQYEKILSYIDIGKQEGAEVLAGGKPYDHPLYPDGYYIQPTVLKGHNKMRIFQEEIFGPVVSVTTFKDEQELIEIANDTLYGLGAGLWTRDVHQAYQIARKIEAGRVWVNCYHVYPAHAAFGGYKQSGIGRETHKMMLEHYQQTKNMLISYSKDPVGLF
- a CDS encoding zinc-dependent alcohol dehydrogenase is translated as MAKMRAAVVRDFHQPIRVEEVEKPTPGEGEIVVKIETSGLCHTDIHAAHGDWPVKPKLPFIPGHEGVGLVESVGRGVTHLKEGDRVAIPWLGYACGECEYCVTGWETLCEKQLNTGYSLDGTHAEYAKAYAKQVVKVPQGVAPVDASPITCAGVTTYKAVKVAGVRPSQLVAVFGIGGLGHLALQYAKIAGGTVVAVDLFDEKLKLAKQLGADYTVNARKQDPVEEIRKLGGADAVICVAVSPRAFEQAYHSLRRGGKLVFVALPADNEMKLPIFETVLNGIHVVGSIVGTRVDLAEAFELHAAGKTRVIHEKIHLEEIEEAFRKVEKGEVPARLVIDFGH
- a CDS encoding chitooligosaccharide deacetylase; the protein is MNIRKQFHKNFPCIIALFIIAILIATGCTQAIPPETRQPGPTGITYRLDTTQRNVPPPTRTPDLHGGPEHAIRQPHPLTLSDLRKKYPSTFILNAPSAKREVALTFDDAPDSIYTPQILDVLKREGVKATFFVVGNRIEAHPEIMRRIVKEGHAVGNHSYNHANLPKLKDGPFRNQIEKTDQLIRRFTGHIPRFVRPPYGNIQEEQIKWLASQKKTIVNWNVDSLDWKGLSAEQVATNVLAHVHPGAIILMHSGGGAGEDLSGTVNALPEIIRKLRADNVKLVTIPELLELPPGVS
- a CDS encoding uroporphyrinogen decarboxylase is translated as MGKRPFNDTFLKACRREPTPYTPVWYMRQAGRYQPEYRAIREKYSFFEMNEIPEVCAEVTRLPVEQLGVDAAILFADIMTPLRPIGVDVNIVSSIGPVIQNPIRSKKDVTRIRDLEPEVHIPYIMEAVRILTEQLSVPLIGFAGAPFTIASYLIEGGPSKHYHKTKAFMYCEPDAWQALMEKLRQVTVAYLTAQIKAGATAVQIFDSWIGALSVHDYRMYIAPVMQQIFSQLKDLDVPLIYFGIGAGHLLEEWDKLPVDVIGLDWRTSINEARKRGIEKALQGNLDPALLLAPWETLKERTQSILDEGTQSPGFIFNLGHGIFPEVNVDTVKKLTSFIHEYTKK
- a CDS encoding ferrochelatase; translated protein: MSKKTVGLLVMAYGTPRNKEEIEPYYTHIRRGKKPPQDLLEDLIRRYEAIGGVSPLAQITERQAATLEKVLNERNTEIHFKHYLGYKHIDPFIEDAVSAMHRDGIETAVALVLAPHYSTFSIKSYHERAQKQAEALGGPALLSIHSWYDQPKFVRYWAEQIQKTMAHIPKEEHDKTVVIFSAHSLPEKIIRLNDPYPQQLEATAQLIAEQAGIKHYAVGWQSESATGEPWLGPDVRELTRKLFEQNQYTAFVYCPVGFVADHLEVLYDNDVECKAVTDELGVRYYRPEMPNVHPLFIEALADVVEKTAHQILETHMLEVQHES